From the Armatimonadota bacterium genome, one window contains:
- a CDS encoding Rrf2 family transcriptional regulator, whose protein sequence is MRVRTRIDHGARAVKVSSRAEYGLRALVDLARHYGEGYVQSHEIAARQGLPESYLNQIMASLRRAGLVASKRGPAGGHTLSRPPAQITLREAFEVLEEGAAPWWCVGVEDPNCAYLPGCGIRPIWMAMKAAAEGVLERLTLHDMIYGHAPGAE, encoded by the coding sequence GTGAGGGTACGTACCCGGATCGATCACGGCGCACGCGCGGTGAAGGTGAGCAGCCGCGCAGAGTACGGCCTGCGCGCGCTGGTGGATCTGGCCCGCCACTACGGCGAGGGGTACGTCCAGAGCCACGAGATCGCCGCCCGGCAGGGCCTGCCCGAATCCTACCTCAACCAGATCATGGCCTCGCTGCGCCGGGCCGGGCTGGTGGCCAGCAAACGGGGGCCGGCCGGTGGACACACCCTCTCCCGCCCTCCAGCCCAGATTACCCTGCGGGAGGCCTTCGAGGTCCTGGAGGAGGGAGCAGCGCCGTGGTGGTGCGTGGGGGTGGAGGATCCCAACTGCGCTTACCTCCCGGGCTGCGGCATCCGCCCCATCTGGATGGCCATGAAGGCCGCGGCTGAAGGGGTGCTGGAACGCCTCACCCTGCACGACATGATCTACGGGCACGCCCCCGGCGCAGAGTAG
- a CDS encoding ParB N-terminal domain-containing protein: MTPPARSSSAQVLPTLRIVPAAEVHLHEDADPRRVAALVEQLEQEGVLRNPPLAAALPDGGYVILDGANRTCALQRLGLPHHLLQVVDYGAAAVRVEVWHHLLREDGPALARLLPQLPLVPLDSTARLAGALRNGRLACGLIWEQGVLGVRAERSLTARVGAMRAVVDAYNGRVPIYRVLTTDRRLLRAEYDRIGVLVVFPRFTKAQILRLAVLPQKLPTGITRHVIPNRALRVNLPLEVLRAPGTVEEKNAALRDLIHARLLAHRVRLYPEPTVLFDD; the protein is encoded by the coding sequence ATGACGCCTCCCGCCCGTTCCTCCTCCGCCCAGGTCCTCCCCACCCTGCGCATCGTCCCGGCGGCGGAGGTCCACCTGCACGAGGACGCCGATCCGAGGCGCGTCGCCGCGCTGGTGGAGCAGCTGGAGCAGGAGGGGGTGCTGCGCAACCCGCCGCTGGCCGCGGCGCTGCCGGATGGCGGCTACGTGATTCTGGACGGGGCGAACCGCACCTGCGCCCTGCAGCGCCTGGGCCTCCCGCACCACCTCCTTCAGGTCGTGGATTACGGCGCGGCTGCGGTGCGCGTGGAGGTGTGGCACCACCTGCTGCGGGAGGATGGCCCCGCGCTGGCGCGCCTGCTTCCACAGCTACCGCTGGTTCCCCTGGACAGCACCGCCCGGCTGGCCGGCGCGCTGCGCAACGGCCGCCTGGCCTGCGGCCTGATCTGGGAGCAGGGGGTGCTGGGTGTGCGGGCGGAGCGGTCCCTCACCGCGCGGGTGGGGGCCATGCGCGCCGTGGTGGACGCCTACAACGGACGCGTACCCATCTACCGCGTCCTGACCACGGACCGCCGCCTCCTGCGTGCCGAATACGACCGGATCGGCGTGCTGGTGGTCTTCCCGCGCTTCACCAAGGCGCAGATCCTGCGGCTGGCCGTCCTCCCGCAGAAGCTGCCCACCGGGATCACCCGCCATGTCATCCCCAACCGCGCGCTGCGAGTCAACCTGCCGCTGGAGGTGCTGCGTGCGCCCGGCACGGTGGAGGAGAAGAACGCCGCCCTGCGCGATCTGATCCACGCGCGCCTGCTGGCCCATCGGGTGCGTCTCTACCCGGAGCCCACGGTCCTCTTTGACGACTGA
- a CDS encoding sigma-70 family RNA polymerase sigma factor, translating into MVNQPSPQTPAAREFAALAEEHLHRLYSAALRLTRDRDAAEDLVQETFLKAWRSFHTFQPGSNARAWLYRILMNAYIDAYRKTDREPEVVDQEDMETQYLYSRVRASEELRRQGNPEEVILQTIMDADVEAALASLPEAFRTAVILADLEGFTYKEIARILGVPIGTVMSRLFRGRWLLQRALWEYALRARRLPSGEGGEGR; encoded by the coding sequence ATGGTGAACCAGCCTTCGCCACAGACCCCGGCCGCCCGGGAGTTTGCGGCGCTGGCGGAGGAGCACCTCCACCGTCTCTACAGCGCGGCTTTGCGCCTAACCCGCGACCGGGACGCCGCGGAGGACCTGGTGCAGGAGACTTTCCTCAAGGCCTGGCGCTCCTTTCACACCTTCCAGCCGGGCTCCAACGCCCGCGCCTGGCTGTACCGCATCCTGATGAACGCCTACATCGACGCCTACCGCAAGACGGACCGCGAACCAGAGGTGGTGGACCAGGAGGACATGGAGACACAGTACCTCTACAGCCGCGTCCGGGCCAGTGAGGAGCTGCGCCGCCAGGGGAACCCGGAAGAGGTCATCCTGCAGACGATCATGGACGCCGACGTGGAGGCGGCCCTGGCCTCGCTGCCGGAGGCTTTCCGCACCGCGGTCATCCTGGCGGACCTGGAAGGGTTCACCTACAAAGAGATCGCCCGCATCCTGGGAGTCCCCATTGGCACGGTGATGTCCCGCCTCTTCCGCGGACGATGGCTGCTGCAGCGGGCGCTTTGGGAGTACGCCCTGCGGGCGCGGCGGCTTCCCTCCGGCGAGGGAGGGGAGGGGCGATGA
- a CDS encoding M67 family metallopeptidase codes for MTLRLTREHLEEMIAHARETFPLECCGLLAGRDGQVLRVYRGHNVDQSPYTYRLDDRQLLQFLREMDREGLEIVGIYHSHTASQAAPSRTDVARAFYPEAVYVIISLQQAQRPEVRGFRIVDGRVSEEDVVVQ; via the coding sequence ATGACGCTGCGGCTGACGCGGGAGCACCTGGAAGAGATGATCGCCCACGCGCGGGAGACCTTTCCCCTGGAGTGCTGTGGGTTGCTGGCAGGGCGGGACGGGCAGGTCCTCCGCGTCTACCGCGGGCACAACGTCGATCAGAGCCCCTACACCTACCGACTGGACGACCGGCAGCTCTTGCAGTTCCTGCGGGAGATGGACCGGGAAGGACTGGAGATCGTGGGCATCTACCACTCGCACACCGCCAGCCAGGCCGCGCCCTCGCGCACGGACGTGGCCAGGGCATTCTACCCGGAGGCGGTCTATGTGATAATATCGCTGCAACAGGCGCAGCGGCCAGAGGTGCGGGGCTTCCGCATTGTCGACGGCCGGGTGAGCGAAGAGGACGTGGTCGTGCAGTGA
- a CDS encoding RidA family protein, which yields MQREIISTDRAPRAIGPYAQAVRAGGLLFLSGQIALDPQTGQLVGTDIKQQTRQVLENVRAILEASGSSLRRVVKCTVFLAQMDDFGPMNEEYGAFFQEEPPARTTVAVSRLPRGALVEIDVVALAGEGRVT from the coding sequence ATGCAGCGGGAGATCATCAGCACGGACCGGGCGCCGCGGGCCATCGGCCCCTACGCTCAGGCGGTGCGGGCAGGAGGACTGCTCTTCCTCTCGGGCCAGATCGCCCTGGACCCCCAGACCGGCCAGCTGGTGGGGACGGACATCAAGCAGCAGACCCGTCAGGTCCTGGAGAACGTCCGGGCCATCCTGGAGGCCTCGGGGTCGTCGTTGCGGCGCGTGGTCAAGTGCACGGTCTTCCTGGCGCAGATGGACGACTTCGGTCCGATGAACGAGGAATACGGTGCGTTCTTCCAGGAGGAGCCGCCGGCGCGGACCACGGTGGCGGTCAGCCGCCTGCCGCGCGGGGCGCTGGTGGAGATAGACGTGGTCGCCCTTGCGGGAGAGGGGCGGGTCACATGA
- a CDS encoding zf-HC2 domain-containing protein, producing the protein MSAVHCEEVVRLLWQYMDRELDPQTSHLIQEHLRLCRDCGPRHEFELRLREVIRQRCAGRPAPEPLRRRLQAMLQAL; encoded by the coding sequence ATGAGCGCGGTGCACTGCGAAGAGGTCGTGCGTCTGCTGTGGCAGTACATGGACCGGGAGCTCGATCCCCAGACCTCCCACCTGATCCAGGAACACCTGCGGCTGTGCCGCGACTGCGGACCGCGCCACGAGTTCGAGCTGAGGCTCCGGGAGGTCATCAGGCAGCGGTGCGCGGGGCGGCCCGCCCCAGAGCCGCTGCGCCGCCGCCTGCAGGCCATGCTGCAGGCCCTGTAG
- a CDS encoding MraY family glycosyltransferase produces MILPSWIAAALVALVVTNALTPGLRRFARRIGAIDYPGGRRINVRPMPRLGGVAIYVGFLAALLVATVITRDIVFTHRGDVLTIRIPLSPRADQAVLGILLGSTFLFLVGIWDDARGLHPALKFLLQVAAGAVLIPFGLSTQFVTHPLTGRTVAVGPLGPLFTIVWVVGVVNATNFIDGVDGLASGIAAIAGTTLLLTAMVKGDATSMLLAACLIGSMLGFLRHNFNPARIIMGDSGSMFVGYVLGGISVMGLYKSYTALSLAVPLLALAVPIVDTAFAIVRRFRSRQPIYLPDRGHLHHRLLDRGLSQRQTVLLLYLVSAFFGVGALAVAGVNRTASVVTLAVIAAALYVGARRMGLLERKAAAVRDTRGGGRPA; encoded by the coding sequence ATGATCCTCCCCTCCTGGATTGCCGCCGCCCTGGTCGCCCTGGTGGTGACCAACGCCCTGACTCCGGGGCTGCGGCGCTTTGCCCGGCGCATCGGTGCCATAGACTACCCCGGCGGGCGGCGGATCAACGTGCGCCCCATGCCGCGGCTGGGCGGGGTGGCCATCTACGTCGGCTTCCTCGCCGCCCTCCTGGTGGCTACGGTCATCACGCGGGACATCGTCTTCACCCACCGCGGCGACGTCCTCACCATCCGCATCCCCCTCAGCCCGCGCGCCGACCAGGCGGTCTTGGGGATCCTCCTGGGATCGACCTTCCTTTTCCTGGTGGGGATCTGGGACGACGCCAGGGGGCTGCATCCGGCTCTCAAATTCCTGCTGCAGGTGGCCGCGGGGGCCGTGCTCATCCCCTTCGGACTTAGCACGCAGTTCGTCACCCACCCCCTGACGGGGCGGACGGTGGCGGTAGGTCCGCTGGGGCCGCTGTTCACCATCGTCTGGGTGGTGGGAGTGGTCAACGCCACCAACTTCATCGACGGGGTGGACGGCCTGGCCTCGGGCATCGCCGCCATCGCCGGGACCACGCTCCTGCTCACGGCCATGGTCAAGGGGGACGCCACCTCCATGCTCCTGGCGGCGTGCCTCATCGGCAGCATGCTGGGTTTCCTGCGGCACAACTTCAACCCGGCGCGCATCATCATGGGCGACTCCGGCTCCATGTTCGTGGGCTACGTCCTGGGCGGCATCTCGGTGATGGGCCTGTACAAGTCCTACACCGCCCTCTCTCTGGCGGTCCCCCTGCTGGCGCTGGCCGTGCCCATCGTGGATACCGCCTTCGCCATCGTCCGCCGCTTCCGCAGCCGCCAGCCCATCTACCTGCCGGACCGCGGGCACCTGCACCATCGGCTGCTGGACCGGGGGCTCTCCCAGCGGCAGACGGTCCTCCTCCTCTACCTGGTCAGCGCCTTCTTCGGCGTGGGTGCGCTGGCGGTGGCCGGCGTCAACCGCACGGCCTCGGTGGTCACCCTGGCGGTGATCGCCGCCGCCCTGTACGTCGGGGCGCGGCGCATGGGGCTGCTGGAGCGGAAGGCGGCGGCGGTGCGGGACACCCGCGGCGGAGGCCGCCCGGCGTAG
- a CDS encoding cystathionine beta-synthase: MRTQVRAGERIHDSILEVVGGTPLVRLHRVARGVRADVVAKLEFLNPGGSVKDRIGVRMVAVAEAQGRLRPGGTIVEATSGNTGMGLALVAAVRGYRCIFVMPDKMSEEKIRLLRAFGARVVITPTAVAPQDPRSYYSVSRRLAEETAGAWYADQYHNPDNPAAHYETTGPEIWEDSGGRVDILVCGMGTGGTISGVGRFLKERNPQVKVVGVDPVGSVYSHYFRSGTLGEAHTYKVEGIGEDFLPGTMDFRVVDEVVQVTDRESFLMTRRLVREEGLFCGGSSGSAVAGALRYLRGLPDHGEGKRAVVILPDSGFRYLSKVFDDDWMRENGYLEAELGTVADLLRAKGLPLITATPDEQVRAVIAKMKQYDVSQLPVVADGGLVGMVSEVDLLSYLLEGGGGLDDPITLLVNPGAPVVTPETPVGELAEIFLSANAAVVIDSGRVVGIVTKIDVIDHLARVLGRP, from the coding sequence GTGAGGACGCAGGTGCGCGCCGGCGAACGCATCCACGACAGCATCCTGGAGGTGGTGGGAGGGACCCCGCTGGTGCGCCTGCACCGGGTGGCCCGGGGCGTGCGCGCCGACGTGGTGGCCAAGCTGGAGTTCCTCAACCCCGGAGGGTCGGTGAAGGACCGCATCGGCGTGCGCATGGTGGCTGTGGCGGAGGCGCAGGGGAGGCTGCGGCCGGGGGGGACCATCGTTGAGGCCACCTCGGGCAACACCGGCATGGGCCTGGCCCTGGTGGCAGCCGTGCGCGGCTACCGCTGCATCTTCGTGATGCCGGATAAGATGTCCGAGGAGAAGATCCGCCTCCTGCGCGCCTTCGGCGCCAGGGTGGTGATCACGCCCACGGCGGTGGCGCCCCAGGACCCGCGCTCCTACTACAGCGTCAGCCGGCGGCTGGCGGAGGAGACCGCCGGCGCCTGGTACGCCGACCAGTACCACAACCCGGACAACCCCGCCGCTCACTACGAAACCACCGGCCCGGAGATCTGGGAGGACAGCGGCGGCCGCGTGGACATCCTCGTCTGTGGCATGGGCACCGGGGGGACCATCTCCGGAGTGGGACGCTTCCTTAAGGAGCGCAACCCTCAGGTGAAGGTGGTGGGTGTGGACCCGGTGGGCTCGGTGTACAGCCACTACTTCCGCAGCGGCACGCTGGGGGAGGCGCACACCTACAAGGTGGAAGGGATCGGCGAGGACTTCCTTCCCGGAACCATGGACTTCCGCGTCGTGGATGAGGTGGTCCAGGTCACCGACCGGGAATCCTTCCTCATGACCCGTCGCCTGGTGCGGGAAGAGGGGTTGTTCTGCGGAGGCAGCAGCGGCAGCGCCGTGGCCGGGGCCCTGCGCTACCTGCGCGGTCTGCCCGACCACGGAGAGGGGAAGCGGGCTGTGGTCATCCTGCCCGACTCCGGGTTTCGCTACCTCTCCAAGGTCTTCGACGACGACTGGATGCGGGAGAACGGCTACCTGGAGGCGGAGCTGGGCACCGTGGCCGACCTGCTGCGGGCCAAGGGCCTGCCGCTGATCACCGCGACGCCCGACGAGCAGGTGCGCGCGGTGATCGCCAAGATGAAGCAGTACGACGTCTCCCAGCTGCCGGTGGTGGCTGACGGCGGCCTGGTGGGCATGGTCAGCGAGGTGGATCTGCTCTCCTACCTGCTGGAGGGCGGAGGCGGCCTCGACGACCCCATCACCCTTCTGGTTAACCCCGGCGCCCCGGTGGTCACGCCGGAGACGCCGGTGGGCGAGCTGGCGGAGATCTTCCTCAGCGCCAACGCGGCTGTGGTCATCGACAGCGGACGCGTCGTCGGCATCGTCACCAAGATCGACGTCATCGACCACCTGGCCAGGGTCCTCGGTCGCCCATGA
- a CDS encoding ubiquitin-like small modifier protein 1 gives MATVYLPAPLRRQTGGQSRVQIPGSTVREVLANLHAAYPGVGAQVLDDQGHVRAYINIFVNGDEMRTLRGEETPVGPQDEVSIIPAMAGGTAGEAEG, from the coding sequence ATGGCAACTGTCTACCTGCCCGCGCCGCTGCGGCGGCAGACCGGCGGGCAGAGCCGGGTGCAGATCCCGGGAAGCACGGTGCGGGAGGTGCTGGCGAACCTGCACGCGGCCTACCCGGGGGTGGGCGCCCAGGTGCTGGACGACCAGGGGCACGTGCGCGCCTACATCAACATCTTCGTCAACGGCGACGAGATGCGCACCCTGCGCGGGGAGGAGACCCCGGTGGGGCCGCAGGACGAGGTGTCCATCATTCCGGCCATGGCCGGGGGGACGGCGGGGGAGGCCGAGGGGTGA
- a CDS encoding ribose-phosphate pyrophosphokinase codes for MGGRTLKVFSGSANPALAQEVADYLDIPLGEITLARFADGEVRITIEESVRGEDVFIIQPTSPPVNEHLMELLVIIDALRRASAARITAVIPYFGYARQDRKIRPREPISSKLVANLLVAAGAHRILAVDLHAGQIWGFFDIPLDHLPSRMLLAEDLRRQRPENLVIVSPDIGGTQRAREFAALLGAPLAIIDKRRDQPNQVREVVHVIGKVYRRRAVIVDDIADTAGTLTMAAQALLRRGVEEVAAYVTHAILSGPALARIAQSPLRELVVTNTVALPAEKRGEKIRVISVAPLLGEAIRRIHEDRSVSDLFEARPQPQPV; via the coding sequence ATGGGTGGGCGCACCCTCAAGGTCTTCAGCGGATCGGCCAATCCGGCGCTGGCTCAGGAGGTGGCCGACTACCTGGACATCCCTCTGGGGGAGATCACCCTGGCCCGCTTCGCCGACGGCGAGGTGCGTATCACCATCGAGGAGAGCGTGCGCGGCGAGGATGTCTTCATCATCCAGCCCACGTCGCCGCCGGTCAACGAGCACCTGATGGAGCTGCTGGTGATCATCGACGCGCTGCGCCGTGCCTCTGCGGCGCGGATCACGGCGGTGATACCCTACTTTGGCTACGCGCGGCAGGACCGCAAGATCCGGCCGCGCGAACCCATAAGCAGCAAGCTGGTGGCCAACCTGCTTGTCGCCGCCGGGGCGCACCGCATCCTGGCCGTGGACCTGCACGCCGGCCAAATCTGGGGTTTCTTCGACATCCCGCTGGACCACCTCCCCTCGCGTATGCTCCTGGCTGAAGACCTGCGGCGGCAGCGGCCGGAGAACCTGGTCATCGTCTCCCCAGACATCGGGGGGACGCAGCGGGCGCGGGAGTTCGCCGCGCTGCTGGGCGCTCCCCTGGCCATCATCGACAAGCGGCGGGACCAGCCCAACCAGGTGCGGGAGGTGGTGCACGTCATCGGCAAGGTCTACCGCCGCCGGGCTGTCATCGTGGACGACATCGCCGACACAGCGGGGACGCTGACCATGGCCGCGCAGGCCCTGCTGCGGCGTGGCGTGGAGGAGGTGGCGGCGTACGTGACCCACGCTATCCTCTCCGGGCCGGCGCTGGCGCGCATCGCCCAGAGCCCGCTGCGCGAGCTGGTGGTGACCAACACCGTGGCCCTGCCGGCGGAGAAGCGCGGCGAGAAGATCCGCGTCATCTCCGTGGCTCCGCTGCTGGGGGAGGCCATCCGTCGCATCCACGAGGACCGCTCGGTGAGCGACCTCTTCGAGGCCCGGCCGCAGCCCCAGCCGGTCTAG
- the glmU gene encoding bifunctional UDP-N-acetylglucosamine diphosphorylase/glucosamine-1-phosphate N-acetyltransferase GlmU codes for MTVRPIVLAAGVGKRMRSSLPKVLHPICGRPMVRYVLATLEEAGLIQPVVVVGRGAEAVQAEVGDGASFVVQAEQKGTADAVLVGLQAVEEAEAVLVLYGDVPLLTARTLRRLVSHHEDARPGITLLTAHLSDPTGYGRVLRDSGGGVQRIVEEADATPGERAIQEINAGTYVFDLALLREGLGHVRPANVQGEYYLTDVVAWALRVGARVDALAADDPLEVLGVNSRRDLARAEAAMRARLLERLMDGGVTVVDPQATYIHAGVVVGEETVIHPGSSLEGQTRIGRGCTIGPQARLVDAVIADRVTVVASTVVQSTVGEGSRVGPYSHLRPGSRIGRRVEIGNFAEVKNSTIGDGTKVHHKSYLGDATVGERVNIGAGTITCNLRDRSGKKWPTVIEDEAFIGSDTMLVAPVRIGRGASTGAGSVVTRDVPAGAVAVGVPARVIRHSRVGR; via the coding sequence ATGACCGTCCGTCCCATCGTCCTTGCCGCCGGCGTGGGCAAGCGCATGCGTTCCAGCCTTCCCAAGGTTCTGCACCCCATCTGCGGGCGGCCGATGGTCCGCTACGTCCTGGCGACCCTGGAAGAGGCGGGCCTGATCCAGCCGGTGGTGGTCGTCGGCCGGGGCGCAGAGGCGGTACAGGCGGAGGTCGGCGACGGTGCTTCCTTCGTCGTGCAGGCAGAGCAGAAAGGGACAGCAGACGCGGTGCTGGTGGGGCTGCAGGCGGTGGAGGAGGCGGAGGCCGTGCTGGTGCTCTACGGGGATGTCCCTCTGCTCACCGCCCGGACGCTGCGACGCCTGGTGTCGCACCATGAGGACGCCCGGCCCGGGATCACCCTGCTCACGGCCCACCTGTCCGACCCTACCGGCTACGGCCGCGTCCTCCGCGACTCCGGCGGAGGGGTGCAGCGCATCGTGGAGGAGGCCGACGCCACCCCTGGGGAGCGGGCCATTCAGGAGATCAATGCCGGCACCTACGTCTTCGACCTGGCCCTTCTGCGGGAAGGGCTGGGACACGTGCGGCCGGCCAATGTCCAGGGCGAGTACTACCTGACCGACGTCGTCGCCTGGGCGCTGCGGGTCGGCGCCCGGGTGGACGCCCTGGCGGCGGACGACCCCCTGGAGGTGCTGGGCGTGAATTCGCGACGCGATCTGGCCCGGGCGGAGGCGGCCATGCGCGCCCGGCTGCTGGAGCGTCTCATGGACGGCGGCGTCACCGTGGTGGACCCCCAGGCCACCTACATCCACGCGGGGGTGGTAGTGGGGGAGGAGACGGTAATCCACCCGGGCAGCTCCCTGGAAGGGCAGACCCGCATCGGTCGCGGCTGCACCATCGGTCCGCAGGCCCGCCTGGTTGATGCCGTCATCGCCGACAGGGTGACCGTGGTGGCCTCCACCGTGGTGCAGTCTACGGTGGGCGAGGGCAGCCGCGTCGGCCCTTACAGCCACCTCCGCCCCGGCTCGCGCATCGGGCGGCGGGTGGAGATCGGCAACTTCGCCGAGGTGAAGAACAGCACCATCGGCGACGGGACCAAGGTGCACCACAAGTCCTACCTGGGGGACGCCACCGTGGGGGAGCGGGTGAACATCGGCGCGGGTACCATCACCTGCAACCTGCGCGACCGCTCCGGGAAGAAATGGCCCACGGTCATCGAGGACGAGGCCTTCATCGGCAGCGACACCATGCTGGTGGCGCCGGTGCGTATCGGCAGGGGGGCCAGCACGGGTGCGGGCTCGGTGGTGACCAGGGACGTCCCCGCCGGCGCCGTGGCCGTGGGGGTCCCCGCGCGGGTAATCCGGCACAGCCGGGTGGGCAGGTGA
- the wecB gene encoding UDP-N-acetylglucosamine 2-epimerase (non-hydrolyzing) — protein sequence MPDPLRVVTIFGTRPEAVKMAPLVEALRQCGDFQPLVVVTGQHREMLDQVLSVFDIVPDHDLDIMLPEQGLSDIVTRSLQGLSSLLERLRPAMVLVQGDAHTCFVGALAAYYHRLPVGHVEAGLRTADKYQPFPEEMNRRLVSVLADLHFAPTEQARQNLLREAVDPGRIFVTGNTVIDALQAVATRATGALPPQIPPLEGRRLLLVTTHRRENWGEPLRQIYLALLDLLERYPDVELVFSVHPNPAVRRVVHQVLRGHPRAHLLEPPEYVPWVALMRRAHLILTDSGGIQEEAPALGKPVLVLRQVTERPEGIQAGTARLVGTDRARIVAEAGRLLSDPAAYEAMARRQNPYGDGRAAERIVEALRFYFGRRPSPPEEFGQPAPRPSQRSRAARRRA from the coding sequence GTGCCCGACCCCCTGCGCGTCGTCACCATCTTCGGCACAAGGCCCGAAGCCGTGAAGATGGCCCCGCTGGTAGAGGCGCTGCGTCAGTGCGGCGACTTCCAGCCCCTGGTGGTGGTCACCGGGCAGCACCGGGAGATGTTGGACCAGGTGCTCTCCGTCTTCGACATCGTCCCCGACCACGACCTGGACATCATGCTCCCCGAACAGGGCCTCAGCGACATCGTCACCCGGTCGCTGCAGGGGCTGTCATCCCTGCTGGAAAGGCTGCGGCCGGCCATGGTCCTGGTGCAGGGGGACGCCCACACCTGCTTCGTGGGCGCGCTGGCCGCCTACTACCACCGCCTGCCGGTTGGGCACGTGGAGGCGGGGTTGCGCACCGCCGACAAGTACCAGCCCTTCCCCGAGGAGATGAACCGGCGGCTGGTTTCGGTGCTGGCCGACCTGCACTTTGCCCCCACCGAGCAGGCGCGGCAGAACCTGCTGCGCGAAGCGGTGGACCCCGGGCGCATCTTTGTCACCGGCAACACGGTGATCGACGCCCTGCAGGCTGTAGCCACACGTGCGACCGGGGCGCTGCCCCCGCAGATCCCGCCGCTGGAGGGCCGCCGCCTCCTGCTGGTGACCACTCACCGCCGGGAGAACTGGGGAGAGCCGCTGCGTCAGATCTACCTGGCCCTGCTGGACCTGCTGGAGCGATATCCCGACGTGGAGCTGGTCTTCTCCGTGCACCCCAACCCGGCGGTGCGCCGCGTGGTGCACCAGGTCCTGCGCGGCCACCCCCGGGCGCACCTGCTGGAGCCGCCGGAGTACGTCCCCTGGGTAGCCTTGATGCGCCGCGCCCACCTCATCCTCACCGACTCCGGAGGCATCCAGGAGGAGGCGCCCGCGCTGGGCAAGCCCGTCCTCGTCCTGCGACAGGTGACGGAGCGACCGGAGGGAATCCAGGCGGGAACGGCCCGCCTGGTGGGAACGGACCGGGCGCGCATCGTGGCCGAGGCCGGTCGGCTGCTCTCCGACCCGGCGGCGTACGAGGCGATGGCCCGCAGGCAGAACCCCTACGGCGACGGGCGGGCTGCCGAACGGATCGTGGAGGCCCTGCGTTTCTACTTCGGCCGCCGGCCCTCCCCGCCGGAGGAGTTTGGCCAACCCGCACCCCGGCCGAGCCAGCGTAGCCGCGCCGCCCGTCGCCGGGCATAA
- a CDS encoding cysteine synthase family protein, with the protein MSTRPVSPAHRLGSHLLGCIGRTPLLRVTRLGGVPPGVEILAKAEWFNPGGSVKDRPVLRMIEEAEREGRLTPGKVLLDATSGNAGIAYAMIGAAKGYRVELVMPQNVSVERRRIIQAFGATVIPSDPLEGSDGAIRLARQLFAAAPYRYLLLDQYNNPANWRAHYETTGAEIIAQSEGRLTHFIAGLGTSGTLVGVGRRLREERPHVQIIAVEPDGPLHGLEGLKHMATSIVPGIYDPSVHHRVIAVTTEAAYAMTRRLAREEGWLVGPSAGAAMLAALQVAREIGQGVIVVVLPDGGGRYLSTGVFG; encoded by the coding sequence GTGTCCACCCGCCCGGTCTCGCCCGCCCACCGTCTCGGCAGCCACCTCCTGGGGTGCATCGGTCGCACGCCGCTGCTGCGGGTGACGCGCCTGGGCGGTGTCCCCCCCGGGGTGGAGATCCTGGCCAAGGCGGAGTGGTTCAATCCCGGAGGGTCGGTGAAGGACCGGCCCGTGCTGCGGATGATCGAGGAGGCGGAGCGCGAGGGCCGGCTCACCCCGGGGAAGGTCCTCCTGGATGCCACCTCGGGGAACGCGGGCATCGCCTACGCCATGATCGGAGCGGCCAAGGGCTACCGGGTGGAGCTGGTCATGCCGCAGAACGTGAGCGTGGAGCGACGGCGGATCATCCAGGCCTTCGGGGCCACGGTCATCCCCTCCGACCCGCTGGAGGGGTCCGACGGAGCCATCCGCCTGGCGCGGCAGCTGTTTGCCGCCGCGCCGTACCGTTACCTCCTGCTGGATCAGTACAACAATCCCGCCAACTGGCGCGCCCACTACGAGACCACGGGAGCGGAGATCATCGCCCAGAGCGAGGGCCGCCTCACCCACTTCATCGCCGGCCTGGGCACCTCGGGCACCCTGGTGGGGGTGGGACGGCGGCTGCGGGAGGAGCGGCCACACGTGCAGATCATCGCCGTGGAGCCCGACGGCCCGCTGCACGGCCTGGAGGGGCTGAAGCACATGGCCACCTCCATCGTCCCGGGCATCTATGACCCCTCCGTGCACCACCGGGTGATCGCCGTTACCACCGAGGCCGCCTACGCCATGACTCGGCGCCTGGCACGGGAGGAAGGCTGGCTGGTCGGCCCCTCGGCCGGCGCGGCCATGCTGGCGGCGCTGCAGGTGGCCCGCGAGATCGGCCAGGGGGTGATTGTGGTGGTTCTGCCCGACGGCGGCGGCCGCTACCTCTCCACCGGGGTGTTCGGATAG